CCCGCAACAGCAGCCGACAATACCTAGCCACCACCCGCTCAGACCCGGACTCCAGCCACAACACGGCCTGGGGGCGAGCCCAAAGCTCACGCCAAACGGCTAGCTCTGCTTCTAAGCGCTCATCGGCCACCATCTGCGCCCGGTCAACCTTCAACTGGTGACGGTTCACCGCCGCCTGGGCACTCGCCTTAGCCCGACCCTGGGCGGCGGCCAGCTTCCCATCCAACGCGGCCTGCCGGTCCAACATCACCTGTAACTCGGCCTGGGCCCGTGCCCCAGGGCCCAACGGCCAGGGCGGCGGTTCAGGCAGCCGATCATTAGCCCCCAACACGCGGAACGGGTATCGGGCAGCGTTACGACTACGCGCCCTTAGCGACGGATGCTTTGGAGCAGGACCAGGCATAACGAACCACCTTCAAGGCTCTGGTCTGCGTTCCGATTCTACCAACCGGGACGCCGCGACCGGTGATAGTGGCACGGTCAAACCGGCCTGGGGAACTTTGGCGCCACTTTTTCTACCTCACCCGCGGTCCTATAGGGCGCGGTTTTTTGGGGGGTGCCCCCCTATTGGGGGTGGGGGGTGGTTAGTGGCGTAGTGTGCCGTGTGTTGCTGCGGTTTTCCGGTCGTGGCATGGTTTGCAGAGGCCTTGCCCGTGTTCGGGTGCGTTTGGGTTTTTTCCGGCGCGTTTCAGTTCGTCGCGTTCGAGTGGTGCGTGATCTGCGATTGTTGAGCGTTGTCCGCATTGGCCTTTGTGTGGGCACCAGGGGGCGGCGCATTGGCAGTAGGGGTCGCGTGCGAGAACTTGTTGCCTGAAATTCTTGTGGCCGCGTGTCTTGTATTCGCGGTTGCGGGGGCGTGATGGTGTGGGGTTGGTGTGAGTGCAGTCGGGGCAGTGTCCTGGTTTGTCGGCGAGGTTGGGGCAGTGTGGGTTGCGGCAGGGGTAGGTGGCGGGTGGGGTCATGGGTGGGCCTGGGTGAGGGTGTGGGCCTTGTTGCGGATGGCTTGTTGTGCTTTGTTGGTGTGGTCTTTGTCGGTGCAGTCTAGGCAGGCCCAGGCGACTAGGTAGATGGTGGGGTCACGTGGGAGGTAGTGCCATGTGGTCTGTCCGTGGGGGTGGCCTGGTGGGGGTGGGGCTGGCCCCTACTCCTGGGGGCCGGGGGTTGTCTGTTGGTGCGTGTGGTTGGTTGCTGCTGGTCTCTTTGGTAGTTGCTGCTGGTCTCTTTGGTAGTTGCTGCTGGCCCTGGGGGTGTGTGGGTCTGCCTACCAGGGCAGGGCCTTAGGTGCTGGGAAGGGTAGGCCCCCAGGGTGGGTTGGTGTCCCGCGCCCTGGGGGCCTGTGTCTGTGGTGCGTGTTAGACCGCTACCAGGTCCGACACGTGGGCCCCGATGGCGTCGGCCACGCGCCACAGCTCGCTAATCCCAAAGTCGGAGTGGCCGGCAAGTTTCCGGGACAAGGTCACGCAGGGGATACCTGTCTTTTCGGCAACCTGGCGGCGTGACAAGCCGCTTGCCCGGAGCGCGTCGCGTGTCTTGCCGGCGATCACGGCTCTCAGGGCTGGGGCGTCGAGGTTGGCGGGTGACTTGTGTTTGCGCGCCTTGGCTGCGCGGGCCCTCAGTTCGGCCCGTGTGGCGGTGATAAGCAGCGTGATTGCGTTGTCGGTCTCCGAGTCAATGTTGCTGTTATCCAACAAGCAAACCAACGCCTCTTGTAGGGCGTTGAGTTGACCGGCGTCCAGGTCAATAGTGGCGACGGTTGGCCCGGATTCGTAATCGCCTGAGTCGAGGTGGGCTTCCTCCATGGTCGACCAGTTGAGGCCGAATTGATTGCAGATCTGTTCCTTGTCGCCCGGTCCCATCATGTCATCAGGGCTCCACCATTCGGCTTGGTTGGCGAGGAGGCGCGACGCTGAGTCATTGTCAATTAGGAGGATATCCGCCAACCATTTCGGGGTGATTGGTTTGCCCATTAGTTTGGTCGCATATTTGAGGTTGGCTGTGAATAGGTGGTCTCGCCAGTAGTAGTCGGTGCTATTGGGACGTGTGCCCCTCACTTGGTCGGTTTGCGGTGCCAACGCGGTGCCGGTCATGACATGGCCCCCACGGTGTCGAGGGACCGGACCCATGCAGACAGGTCATCGGCGAGGATCAGGTATCTGCCGGATTTGCCGGTGCTGCTTGGCTGATGCACGCACGGCAGGGGTGGCCAGCCTGTCTCGGTGTTGACTGCCCCAGCCCGGTAGGCGTGGCAAGCGCGGCGGATGGTGGAGACGCTGAGGCAAGTGGCGGTGGCAGCACCTGGCAGGGTGTAAGAAATCTGGCTTAGATTGGTCTTTGTGTTGGTCATGGGTTCTGTCCTTTGCTTGGTTGGTTGACTGCCCAGGTGTCGGGCGCAGCATTGACCGCCTCGCCCGCGAGCAAGTAGTCGGGATCCACTCCCAGGGCGTGGCCGATGCTCTCCAGCTCGTTTGTGTCAAATGGCCGC
The DNA window shown above is from Micrococcales bacterium and carries:
- a CDS encoding helix-turn-helix domain-containing protein, which gives rise to MTGTALAPQTDQVRGTRPNSTDYYWRDHLFTANLKYATKLMGKPITPKWLADILLIDNDSASRLLANQAEWWSPDDMMGPGDKEQICNQFGLNWSTMEEAHLDSGDYESGPTVATIDLDAGQLNALQEALVCLLDNSNIDSETDNAITLLITATRAELRARAAKARKHKSPANLDAPALRAVIAGKTRDALRASGLSRRQVAEKTGIPCVTLSRKLAGHSDFGISELWRVADAIGAHVSDLVAV